Proteins encoded within one genomic window of Ursus arctos isolate Adak ecotype North America unplaced genomic scaffold, UrsArc2.0 scaffold_7, whole genome shotgun sequence:
- the PGAM1 gene encoding phosphoglycerate mutase 1, producing MRTPGGRRAAPSEWKDLLHQVRGSRAVGCERAGAAGAGQRLRNLGESVCVAPGAAAMAAYKLVLIRHGESAWNLENRFSGWYDADLSPAGHEEAKRGGQALRDAGYEFDICFTSVQKRAIRTLWTVLDAIDQMWLPVVRTWRLNERHYGGLTGLNKAETAAKHGEAQVKIWRRSYDVPPPPMEPDHPFYSNISKDRRYADLTEDQLPSCESLKDTIARALPFWNEEIVPQIKEGKRVLIAAHGNSLRGIVKHLEGLSEEAIMELNLPTGIPMVYELDKNLKPIKPMQFLGDEETVRKAMEAVAAQGKAKK from the exons ATGCGCACACCTGGCGGGAGGCGGGCCGCCCCCAGCGAGTGGAAAGATTTGCTCCACCAAGTGCGCGGGAGCCGGGCGGTGGGGTGCGAGCGCGCAGGCGCGGCTGGGGCCGGGCAACGACTCCGGAATCTCGGCGAGTCCGTCTGTGTCGCACCCGGAGCAGCAGCCATGGCCGCATACAAGCTGGTGCTGATCCGGCACGGCGAGAGCGCTTGGAACCTGGAGAACCGCTTTAGCGGCTGGTACGACGCCGACCTGAGCCCTGCCGGGCACGAGGAGGCGAAGCGTGGCGGGCAGGCGCTGCGAG ATGCTGGCTATGAGTTTGACATCTGCTTCACCTCAGTGCAGAAGAGAGCAATTCGGACTCTCTGGACAGTGCTGGATGCCATTGACCAAATGTGGCTGCCAGTAGTGAGGACTTGGCGCCTCAATGAGCGGCACTATGGAGGTCTGACTGGCCTTAATAAAGCAGAAACTGCTGCCAAGCATGGCGAGGCCCAGGTGAAGATCTGGAGGCGTTCCTATGATGTCCCACCACCTCCAATGGAACCTGACCATCCCTTCTACAGCAACATCAGTAAG gaTCGAAGGTATGCAGACCTCACTGAAGATCAGCTTCCCTCCTGTGAGAGTCTGAAGGACACAATTGCCAGAGCTCTGCCCTTTTGGAATGAAGAAATAGTTCCCCAGATCAAGGAGGGGAAACGAGTACTGATTGCAGCCCATGGCAACAGCCTTCGGGGCATTGTCAAGCATCTGGAGG GTCTTTCCGAAGAGGCTATCATGGAGCTGAACCTGCCAACAGGTATTCCCATGGTCTATGAACTGGACAAGAACTTGAAGCCCATCAAGCCCATGCAGTTCCTGGGGGATGAAGAGACCGTGCGTAAAGCCATGGAAGCTGTGGCTGCCCAGGGCAAGGCCAAAAAGTGA